A single window of Paenibacillus sp. FSL H8-0537 DNA harbors:
- a CDS encoding TraB/GumN family protein, translating to MKKISALLMSLFVAFSLFTPVHAAEKPISVVINGSEVKFDNFEPVIEKGSTLVPMRPILEELDAKVVWNKSTQTVTATKEGVDLSLQIGNKTATVNGEKKQLEVAPKTIKNVTYIPLRFIGEATGYQVDWSKALRTITFTIKVNAEGSKGFLWKVEKNGNTVYLLGSIHVAKDSMYPLRPEIEEAFKAAQHLAVEVDLTKLDPTALQAYANKLGTYSDGTTLKDHISAETYAKITALLKANKLPENTFDPYKPWIVTQTITAMGMQGTGYNTSNGIDLYFTEKANKANVPVISLETAEGQLSMFEGFSKELQEKQLVQTLDAVSQPATSEPTGIDALTDMWVSGSDDELVALTAEVEKEPEYYNALIKDRNVGMTNQVKGFLNGTDKSTYFVVVGALHMLGPDGIVTLLEKDGFTVERQ from the coding sequence ATGAAAAAAATTAGTGCTTTACTCATGTCATTATTTGTAGCTTTTTCCCTGTTTACTCCTGTACATGCGGCTGAGAAGCCAATAAGCGTCGTTATTAATGGCAGCGAAGTCAAGTTTGACAATTTTGAGCCTGTTATTGAAAAGGGCAGCACCCTCGTGCCAATGCGTCCGATTTTGGAAGAGCTTGATGCGAAGGTCGTGTGGAACAAAAGCACGCAAACGGTAACCGCTACCAAAGAAGGCGTAGATCTGTCGCTGCAAATTGGCAACAAAACGGCTACGGTCAACGGCGAGAAAAAACAGCTTGAAGTAGCTCCAAAAACAATCAAAAACGTAACGTACATTCCGCTTCGCTTCATTGGCGAGGCAACTGGCTATCAAGTAGACTGGAGCAAAGCGCTTCGCACGATTACCTTTACGATTAAGGTTAATGCCGAAGGCAGCAAAGGCTTCTTGTGGAAAGTAGAAAAAAATGGCAATACAGTTTACCTGCTTGGCTCGATTCATGTGGCGAAAGACAGCATGTATCCGCTTCGTCCGGAAATTGAAGAGGCATTCAAAGCAGCACAGCATCTGGCGGTAGAGGTTGACTTGACAAAGCTTGATCCTACAGCCTTGCAGGCTTATGCAAACAAATTGGGTACTTACTCGGATGGTACGACGCTCAAGGATCATATCTCGGCGGAGACATATGCAAAAATTACAGCTCTGTTGAAAGCAAATAAATTGCCGGAAAATACCTTTGATCCTTATAAGCCATGGATCGTAACACAAACCATTACTGCGATGGGTATGCAGGGTACTGGTTACAATACTAGCAATGGCATAGATCTTTATTTCACAGAAAAAGCGAATAAAGCGAATGTTCCTGTCATTTCTCTTGAGACAGCAGAGGGTCAACTGTCCATGTTTGAAGGTTTCTCAAAAGAATTGCAGGAGAAGCAATTGGTTCAAACTCTTGATGCAGTAAGCCAGCCAGCAACTTCGGAGCCTACAGGCATCGATGCTTTAACCGATATGTGGGTAAGTGGCAGCGACGATGAACTCGTTGCATTGACAGCAGAAGTTGAAAAAGAGCCTGAATATTACAATGCTTTGATTAAAGACCGTAATGTTGGTATGACGAATCAAGTAAAAGGATTTTTGAACGGTACTGATAAATCGACCTATTTTGTAGTAGTAGGGGCATTGCATATGTTGGGTCCTGACGGTATCGTGACGCTGCTTGAGAAAGATGGCTTTACCGTTGAAAGACAGTAG
- a CDS encoding trypsin-like peptidase domain-containing protein encodes MKKIVFFILMISLFIPSATTSYAAEGKWKVYLDGTELSFSNSPFVSEGTTLVPFRNLFEALGATISYNGKTKTINAKKDNTEIMLTINNPVAYSNGASFKLNVAPKSISGVTYVPLRFVSETLGYGIEVKSKKIYLNAGSTTTATPTTTPAPTPTPTDPAKTQDMTIEQIGELSDRVVYIEVVDQNNKAIASGSGVIVGSKGEIITNYHVIEGAHKAVIYTSDEVKYESSTVLNADKDRDLALIKIDSSNLNLPTVTIGDSSKLKLGESVVAIGSPLGFTNSLTSGVVSTKNRTVDGQNYIQISTPIDHGSSGGALFNLRGELVGITTALVESSAAINLAIPSTDVSTFLKKPQQSKSYTAAAPGESTSGSTQAATVKQIENFLNDEYSYITYEGLEFEFTWFASLAEDKKNIIIGGVINDTAVYSDLMKLQKKDDMSIPDIMYYISEELYDNLKVEGAFIGLYLATYSKTYPSQFPADSIEREGSGYGVFHNFIFGTVDFKEKKMYYTLDLYGDDDFISVRI; translated from the coding sequence GTGAAGAAAATAGTATTTTTTATCCTTATGATTTCGTTATTTATTCCAAGTGCTACAACAAGTTATGCAGCAGAAGGGAAATGGAAAGTATATTTGGATGGTACAGAGCTGTCATTCAGTAATTCTCCATTTGTTAGTGAAGGCACTACGCTTGTGCCCTTCCGCAATTTGTTTGAAGCATTAGGGGCAACCATTAGCTACAATGGCAAGACGAAAACGATTAATGCGAAGAAAGATAATACAGAAATTATGTTAACAATTAATAATCCGGTAGCCTATTCAAATGGGGCATCCTTTAAATTGAATGTGGCTCCTAAGTCGATATCGGGTGTAACGTATGTGCCGCTTCGTTTTGTAAGTGAAACGTTAGGCTATGGCATTGAAGTGAAAAGCAAAAAAATATATCTGAATGCTGGCAGTACAACGACGGCAACTCCTACAACTACGCCGGCACCAACTCCAACTCCAACTGATCCTGCTAAAACGCAAGATATGACGATTGAACAAATAGGCGAGCTGTCCGATCGAGTTGTGTATATTGAGGTAGTTGATCAAAATAATAAAGCAATCGCAAGCGGAAGCGGCGTTATTGTCGGATCAAAGGGCGAAATTATAACCAATTATCATGTTATTGAAGGCGCTCATAAAGCGGTTATTTATACAAGTGATGAAGTGAAATATGAATCCAGCACTGTTTTAAATGCCGATAAGGATAGAGATCTGGCTTTGATCAAAATAGATTCGTCTAATTTGAACTTGCCAACCGTTACGATTGGCGATTCCTCCAAGCTGAAATTGGGCGAATCTGTCGTGGCAATCGGGTCCCCGCTTGGTTTCACCAACTCGCTCACTTCAGGCGTTGTTAGTACGAAGAACAGAACGGTTGACGGCCAAAATTATATCCAAATTTCTACGCCTATCGATCATGGGAGCAGCGGTGGAGCCTTGTTTAACTTGAGAGGCGAGCTGGTAGGCATTACAACTGCGCTTGTAGAAAGCTCTGCAGCCATCAATCTAGCTATTCCTTCAACAGATGTGAGCACTTTTTTGAAAAAGCCTCAGCAATCTAAATCTTATACTGCTGCCGCGCCAGGAGAATCAACGTCTGGAAGTACTCAAGCTGCTACGGTGAAACAAATTGAGAATTTTCTAAATGATGAATATAGCTACATTACCTATGAAGGTTTGGAATTTGAGTTTACATGGTTTGCTTCGCTTGCTGAGGATAAAAAAAATATTATAATTGGCGGAGTAATTAACGATACTGCTGTTTATTCGGATTTGATGAAGCTTCAGAAAAAGGATGATATGTCTATACCGGATATTATGTATTACATTTCTGAAGAGCTTTATGATAATTTGAAGGTGGAAGGCGCATTTATCGGATTGTATCTCGCCACTTATTCCAAAACGTATCCTAGCCAGTTCCCTGCCGATTCTATTGAGAGGGAAGGCTCGGGTTATGGCGTATTCCATAATTTTATTTTTGGAACGGTTGATTTTAAAGAAAAGAAAATGTATTATACTTTAGATTTATACGGTGATGATGACTTTATAAGCGTCCGAATTTAG
- a CDS encoding acyltransferase, with translation MRVANLTDLYRLIGCFAIIWFHNSYYGSMSPDQQSIIDQAKLFAFCWAMPFFYVVSARFALKSFNKKPLMIFTRVKEIGLLLLAYVVLYDIPNYIFYEGYWRYPFHLFLSGTDVNSILKDGFSTLKSGNYSPVYYLYQLIIIYSFAFVVSILIKKGGFIKRLTVLGLTLMIFLITFVDTTKMESISNLLQLNKLALGITVLAFLYEISGISKHLPTIKLSSPIKLVFILFVPLIAMGYVYGILKGGEFSSVPLKASLPIWLSLSFLFLGDIYSKIEIPFASKLSTLGQRYSLGVFLLHFFVFIWINKLIDYATKLTDSNINNLSLFITSSLLGFLISLLMTAILNKFRISSWLVSIRSKHSEIDEKMNNILLAYLKHRNDSNSDPFISKVKLSLSDKNN, from the coding sequence TTGAGGGTTGCGAATTTAACAGATCTATACAGATTAATCGGGTGCTTTGCAATTATTTGGTTTCACAATTCGTATTACGGTTCAATGTCTCCTGATCAGCAGAGTATTATCGACCAAGCTAAGCTTTTTGCATTTTGTTGGGCAATGCCCTTTTTTTATGTTGTATCAGCAAGATTTGCTCTCAAATCATTCAATAAAAAGCCGTTGATGATATTTACGAGAGTTAAAGAAATTGGACTTTTATTACTAGCATATGTTGTCTTGTATGATATTCCAAACTACATATTTTATGAAGGCTATTGGCGTTATCCGTTTCATTTGTTTTTAAGCGGAACCGACGTAAATTCTATTTTAAAGGATGGATTCAGCACCCTGAAATCAGGTAACTATAGCCCCGTTTATTATTTATATCAATTAATAATTATATATAGTTTTGCATTTGTTGTATCAATACTTATAAAAAAAGGTGGGTTTATAAAACGACTCACAGTTTTAGGGCTTACTCTTATGATTTTTTTAATTACTTTTGTAGATACCACGAAAATGGAGTCGATTAGTAACCTTTTACAATTAAATAAATTAGCTTTAGGAATAACTGTTTTAGCCTTCTTGTATGAAATTAGCGGGATCTCTAAGCATCTCCCAACCATTAAGCTTTCTTCCCCTATAAAATTAGTATTCATTTTATTTGTACCTTTAATAGCAATGGGATACGTATACGGAATTTTAAAAGGTGGGGAATTCTCTTCAGTACCCTTAAAAGCTTCTTTACCGATTTGGCTATCTCTTTCTTTCCTTTTCCTTGGTGATATTTATAGTAAAATTGAAATTCCTTTTGCCTCAAAATTATCTACTCTAGGGCAACGGTACTCTTTAGGAGTATTTCTATTACATTTCTTCGTTTTCATTTGGATTAATAAATTAATAGACTATGCTACAAAGTTAACAGATTCCAATATTAATAACCTCAGCTTATTTATTACTTCTAGTTTACTTGGCTTTTTAATTAGTTTGCTGATGACAGCTATTCTTAATAAATTTAGAATCTCTTCTTGGTTAGTATCCATTAGAAGTAAGCATTCTGAAATTGATGAAAAAATGAATAATATTCTTCTTGCATATTTAAAACACAGGAACGACTCCAATTCAGATCCTTTCATTTCAAAAGTGAAATTGAGTTTATCCGACAAAAACAATTAG